Below is a window of Streptomyces sp. WMMB303 DNA.
TGCCGGTCGGTCAGCTCCACGATCTTGCCGAGGTACATCACCGCGATCCGGTCCGAGACGTGCCGGATGACGGACAGGTCGTGCGCGATGATCACGTAGGTGAGGCCGAGCTCCTCCTGCAGATCGTCCAGGAGATTGACGACCTGCGCCTGGATGGAGACGTCCAGCGCCGAGACCGGCTCGTCGGCCACCACCAGCTTCGGGCTGAGTGCCAGGGCCCGGGCGATGCCGATGCGCTGCCGCTGCCCGCCGGAGAATTCGTGCGGGTAGCGGTTGTAGTGCTCGGGGCTGAGCCCCACCACTCCCAGCAGCCGCTGGACCTCCTTCTTGACACCGCCCTCCGGCTGCACCCCCTGGAGCTTGAACGGCGCGCTGACGATGGCGCCGACCGTGTGCCGGGGGTTCAGCGAGGAGTACGGGTCCTGGAAGATCATCTGCACGTCGCGCCGCAGCGGACGCATTCCGCTGACGCCCAGATGGGTGATGTCGCGGCCCTCGAACTCGATGGAGCCGGCGGTGGGCTCCAGCAGCCGGGTGATGAGCCGGCCCATGGTCGACTTGCCGCAGCCCGACTCGCCCACGACGCCGAGGGTTTCCCCGGCGCGGACCTCGAAGTCGATGCCGTCGACCGCCTGCACCGCACCCACCTGCCGCTTGAAGAGGCCCTTGTGGATGGGGAAGTGCTTCTTGAGGCCGCTGACCTTCAGCAGCGTCTCGCCCTGGCCCGGCGCCGCCGCGGAGTCGGCCGTCGGCTCGGAGCCCGGGGACTTCACGGGTTTCGTCATCGGCTCGTCGTCCTCACTCACGCCGCTCACAGCTTCGGGGCAATCTCTTCGTTCCAGATCCGCTCCCGGTCCTCCTGCGCCATGTGGCAGGCGGCCAGGTGCCCGTCCTTGACCTCGCGCAGCTCCGGCCGGACGGTGCGGGTGATGTCGTCCCCGGGGACGTCCGCGTACGGGCAGCGCGGGTTGAAGGCGCAGCCGGACGGGACGTTGATGAGGCTGGGCGGCGAGCCCTTGACGGGGATGAGCCGGTCGGCCCGGTCCCGGTCGATGCGCGGCATGGAGCCCAGCAGGCCCCACGTGTAGGGGTGCTGCGGCTCGTAGAAGACCTGCTCGGCGGTGCCGTACTCGACACAGCGCCCGCCGTACATCACCAGGATGTCGTCCGAGAGCTCGGCGACGACGCCCAGGTCGTGGGTGATGATGATGACGGCCGAGCCGAACTCCTGCTGCAGATCCCGGATCAGGTCCAGGATCTGCGCCTGGACCGTCACGTCCAGCGCCGTGGTGGGCTCGTCGGCGATCAGCAGTTCGGGGTTGTTGACCAGCGACATCGCGATCATCGCCCGCTGCCGCATCCCGCCGGAGAACTCGTGCGGGAAGCTGTCGACCCGCTTGCCGGGCTCGGGGATGCCCACCCGGTCCAGCAGCTCGATCGCGCGCCTGCGCGCCGTCTTCTTGTCGACGTCGTGGTGGACGCGGTACGCCTCCACGATCTGGTGGCCGACCGTGAAGAAGGGGTGCAGCGCGGAGAGCGGGTCCTGGAAGATCATGGAGATCTCGCGGCCGCGCAGCTTGCGCACCGTCTCCGCGTCGGCGGTGAGCAGTTCCTGGCCGTCCAGCCAGATCTCGCCCGAGAGCCGTGGGCGCTGCCTGCCGTACTGGCCGACCGTGTGCAGGCCCATGATGCCGAGCGAGGTGACGGACTTCCCGGAGCCCGACTCGCCGACGATGCCGAGGGTCTTGCCCTTCTCCAGCGAGAAGGTGAGCCCGTCGACGGACTTGACCAGGCCGTCCTGGGTGGGGAAGTGCACCCGCAGGTCCCGCACCTCCAGGAAGGAGGACGGGGGCCGCTGGTCCAGCTCGGGCTCGCCGGGCGCGGTGCCGGAACCGGTCAGGTCCGCTGCCGTGCCCTGCTCGGGGATCGCGGCCCCGGCGGCGCCGGAGACGGCGGCCGCCTGCGGCGCGTCGGCGCGGGTGGCGTCCGTGCCGGACTCGGTTTCCTTGTGGGACGTGTGCTCGTGGTCGGTCATCCCAGCCTCACTCGTGGGTCGATCACGCCGTACAGCAGGTCCACGATGAGATTCGCGATGACGACGGCGGTTGCGGTGATGAGGGTGACGCCCAGGATCAGCGGGAGGTCGCGATCGGTGATCGCCTTGAGCACGGCCTGCCCGAGTCCGGGGATGCTGAAGGTGGTCTCGGTGAGGATCGCGCCGCCCATCAGGGCGCCGATGTCGATGCCGAGGAGCGTGAGAACGGGCGTCATGGTGGAGCGCATGGCGTGCTTGCCGATGACGACCGGTTCCTTGAGCCCCTTGGCGCGGGCGGTACGGATGTAGTCCTCGCCCATCACCTCCAGCATGGTCGCCCGGGTCAGCCGGGCGTACATGGCGCCGAAGAGGAAGGCGAGGGTGACCCAGGGCAGGATCATGCCGCTGAACCACTTGACGGGATCGTCCCCGAACGCGGTGAAGGTGTTGCTCACCAGGTCGAGCTGGTAGGCGAACACGGCCAGCGAGATCAGACCGGTGAAGTAGACGGGCAGCGAGACGCCGGCCAGCGCGCCGGTCATGGCGAGCCGGTCCCAGAGGCTGCCCCGCTTGAGTGCGGAGAGCACGCCGACGGCCAGGCCGATGATCAGCCAGATGACGGCAGCGCCCAGCGCCAGGGAGAGGGTGACCGGAAGCCGGTCGGTCAGCACCGGCCAGATCTCCTGCTCGGTACGGAAGGAGTATCCGAAGCAGGGGGCGGAGCAGTGCGTCGTGTCGCCACCGGAGGTGTAGTCCCGGCCGACGAGAATGCCCTTGAAGAACTCGAAGAGCTGGACCAGGACCGGATCGTCCAGCTGGAGCTTCTCGCGAACGGCTTCGACGCTCTCCTTGTCGGCCTGCTTACCGACGAACATGGTGGCCGGGTCGATCCCCGACCACTTGGGGATCAGAAAGAAGATGCAGAAGACCGCCAGGATGATGACGACCAGCATCACTGTGACGGCGAACAGCCGCCTGATGAGGTATGTGAGCACTGCTCTCCGGCCGCCCGGCGGCGGCCCGGCCGCTCCCCGGTCGGGAGTCGGCGGCCGGGCCGCCCGTAGCGGCCTTCACCTGCCCTTCGTGCCAGCGGCGGGTGGCGCCGTCAGATGGTGATGTCGGTGGCGAACTCCGGGGGTCCTAGGACCCCCGGGGTCACTTGACGCCGAGGGACGCGAAGTCGTACCAGCCGCTGAAGGAGTCGGCCGCGTAGACGTTCGTGAGCCGGTCCGAGCGCCACTGGACGACCTTCAGGTAGGTGAGCGGCAGGTAGTAGCCACCCTCCATCACCCGGTGGTTGACCTCGGCGTACTTCTCGGCTGCCTTCGCCGGGTCGAGCTCGGCGATGGCGTCCTCGAGACCCTTGTCGATCTTCGGGTCGTCGATCAGCGCGTAGTTGTTGTTGCCGTTGTCACGGATCTTGGAGCTGTGCCACAGCTCGATGCCGTAGCCCTGGCCGCTGGGGAAGTCGGGGCCCCAGCCGTAGAGGATCATGCCGTAGCCCTTGCGCTTGACCGTGGCCTGGTTGCCGACGATCGAAGAGCCCTGCGAGCCGTCGAACTCGTCCAGCTCGACCTTGATGCCGACCTTCTTCAGCGAAGCCTGGATGGCCTCGGCGGACTTCACATCGGCCTTGTCGGTGTTGCGCACGGCCAGGGTGGTCTTGAAGCCGTTCGGCTTACCGCACTTCTTGAGCTCTTCCTTGGCCTTCGCGACGTCGGCGGCTCCGCCGTTCTTGCGGATGCCGTACTGGTCGTCGTTCTGGTCGGCGCCCGGAACGGTGGGCGGCAGCATGTTGACGGCCAGCTCGCCACCGGCGGTCGGACCACCGCGGGCGGTCTGCACCGACTTGTGGTTGGTGCCGTAGATGGCGGCCTTGCGGCAGTGGATGTTGTCGAAGGGCTTCACGCTCTGCGGGAAGGCCACGTACGAGATGAACCCGGTCTGCGGGTTGTCCACGTTGCCCTTGTGCTGCTTGAGGGCGGTCTGCCGGCCCTGGACCTCCATACCGCGCTGGTTGAGGTCGAGGTCCGCGTCACCGTTGATCAGGCGCTTGTCGCGCTCGTCCGGGTTGGTGAGCAGCGTGACCTTGACCTTGTCCGGAAGCGCCTTGCGCAGCGTGTCGCTGTTGCGGTCCCAGTGCTTGTTGCGGACGAGGAGCAGCGACTTGTTCGGGGTGTACGACTTGAACTTGTACGGACCCGAGGAGAAGGGGCGCAGCGTGTACTTGGACTTGGTGTCCTTGTCCTCGCGCACCGGCGAGTTGGTCGGCATCGCCAGCATCTGCTCGAAGTCGCCGTTGGCCTTCGGCAGGTGGAACTCGATGGTCTTGTCGTCGGGCGTCTTGATGGCGTCGAAGCCGCCCTTGTCCTCGTAGGGACCCTTCCACTTGCCGTCCGGGTCGAGGACGTCCTTGATGTAGGTCGGGCCGCCGGAGAGGGTCTTCTGGGCCCACTGGCGCTCGATGCCGTACTTGACGTCCTGGGAGGTGATCGGCTTGCCGTCCTCCCACTTCAGGCCGTTCTTCAGGGTGTACTTGTAGACCTTGCCGTCCTCGGATATCTGCGCGTTGTCCGTGGCCAGGTCGGGCTTGAGGTCCAGGCTCTTCTTGCCCGGCTTGGGGGTGTAGCTCACGAGCTGGCGGCTGTAGAACCGCGAGAAGTCGAAGACGAAGCCGTAGTACATGCGGGTGGTGTCCCAGGAGTCGGCGTCCTGGACACCCACGAACTTCAGGGTCCCGCCCTTTTTGCTGGAGGCGTTGGCGACCTTGTTGACGCCCGCGTTGTACTCGCCGCCGCCCTCCTTGTCGCTGTCGCCCCCGCCGCAGGCCGAGGTGGCCAGCAGCGTGGCGGCGGCAACAGCCGAGAGCGCGGCCAACCGGCGCCTCGATGTGCGTAGGGGTTTCACGTCTCGCAACCTCCGTGATAGGTCACGGCCCGCACGGGCTGGGCGGGGCCGGGGTCTGGGATGGGGGATCAACGGGTGCCCTTCGGGTCCAGTGCGTCGCGTACGCCGTCACCGAAGAGGTTGAAGGCGAGCACCGTGATGAAGATGGCGACGCCGGGAATGATCATGTACATCGGGTCGGACTCGTAGTACGTCACCGCGTCCGAGAGCATCGAGCCCCACGAGGCGGTCGGCGGCTTGACGCCCACACCCAGGAAGCTGAGCGCCGCCTCGGTGAGGATGTTGGTCGGGATCATCAGCGTCATGTAGACGGTGATCGGCGCGACCAGGTTGGGCAGCAGTTCCTTGCCGATGATGTAGCCGCGGCCGGCGCCCAGGCTGCGGGCGGCCTCGATGTACTCCCGCTCGCGCAGCGAGAGCACCTGGCCGCGCACGATCCGGCCGATGTAGGGCCAGCCGAAGAATCCGATCACCAGGATCATCACCAGCAGCCGTACGCCCGTGCCGGTCAGACCGAGCAGGTCGTTGGGCATGACGGAGATCAGGGAGATGATGAACAGCAGCTGCGGGAAGGCCAGCAGCATGTCCATCACCCGGCTGATCAGCGCGTCCAGCCAGCCGCCGAAGTAGCCGGCGAGGGTGCCCAGGATGGTGCCGAAGATGACGGCGACGAAGGCCGAGAGGAAGCCGACCAGGATCGAGACGCGCGCTCCGTAGACGATCCGGGTGAGGATGTCGCGACCGCTGACCGGCTCCACACCGAGCAGATGATCGGCGGACATCCCGCCCAGCGCGCCGTTGGGGGTGCTGAAGAGCGGATCGATCAGGTCTTCGTGGCGCTCGTTCGGCGACTGTCCGGTCAGCGCGGCGAGCACCGGGGCGAAGATCGCGAGCAGCACCAGCAGCAGCACGATCGTGCCGCCGAGCAGCGCCACCTTGTCCCGCTTGAGCCGCTCCCAGGCGATCCGGCCGAGGGAGCGACCCTCGATCGCCTTCTCGGCCTCGCCGGGTGCCGGCTCCACGGCCGCGGTTTCCGCGATCGTTTCCTCGTGCAGTGGTGCCGTCATCGTGTTGGGGACCCCTTCTCGACCGGCAGTTGACCAGTCCACGCACACCGCTGTAGCGGTCAGAGTTCAGAAGACTTTCGAAAGCCGTTGTGGTCGGGAGGCCGGCTGTGGCCTTCCGGTGGCTTATGGCTCGGGAGTCTTCATCGCGCTCAGGATCAGTCGCCAGACCTGCCGGGGAATGGATGCGCAACTGTGATGTGACGCGTCATGTTCCGTTATGCGGACGGATATTGACGTTGAGCGGTGTGGGGGCCGGAATTTTGTCCTGATCTGGACCATCTGCGGATCCGGAAATACGTCCGGATTCCGCCCCCGCTCAGAAGGCGCGGGGGTAGCCGTAGCCGGCACCGGGAGCCGGTGACCCGGAGGCGTCGTATCCGGCCGGAGCGTGTGCGTCCCGGTCGAAGAACGGCCGGGACTGGCTGCGCATCCACATCGCCACGGGGTCGTAGTCGTCCGCCATCGCGACGCTGGAGACGGGGAGCCCGTCGGGTGCCGCGAGCACCGACTGGGCCATCATCCGGCGGGCCGCCTCGATCGAGGCGGGGGCGCTGTCGTACAGGTCGAGGCCGATGGCCAGGTACGGGACGCCCAGCGCGGGCCGCACCCAGGCGCGGCGCAGCGAGCGGACGACGGGTGTCCGGTGGGCGTTCTGCGTCAGCAGCGCATAGAGCTGCGGGATCTCCAGGGTCGGCTCGCTGATCCGCAGCGGCCCGGCGGGAAGCTGGTCGAGGCCGACGGCGATCCGCCGCAGATCCAGCCAGGGGATGCCGACGCCGCCGCCGGGAGCGTGCGGATTCAGCCAGATCCCCCAGCGATCGGCGAAGAGGGCCGCGGCGATCTCCCGTCCGGCGACGACCTCGTGTGCGCGGTTCCAGCCGGAGGCCGCCAACTCCTGGGCCGAGGTGACACAGGGCGCGTAGCCGTACCCGGCGACGTCCATGTTGCCGTACTGCGCGTCGGGGGATCCGGCCTGCCCGTTCCACAGCAGCATCCACACCTGGCTGCCGGCGAGCGCCTGGAGCAAGGACTCGTAGTCTTCGTAGGTCTGGTAGGTGCCGTGCCCGCCGGGCGCCACCCGCCGCAGCAGCGTCTCGACGCTCTCACCCGCGCTCACCTGGGCCGCCTTTCCACCTCTGCCGCCGTTCCTGGCTCGTCGCCCCGCACCGCCATCCAACCAGCTTACGAGCGGACCGGGACATCGGTACTCGTACTCAGCTCGGGCCCGGCAACCGGTGCGCGCCGCTCCGCGTCCGGGCCGCGGGGCGGCACCTCACCGGCAGCGCGCCCCACCACCGCCCCCTGCCGCGCTCAGCGGTGGGTCTCCCGGTCGTAGAACGGGCGTACGCACTGCCGCAGCCAGTCCACGACCGGGTCGTCGGCCGCGTCGAGCAGCACCATCTGGACCGGCCAGCGCACCGGCGCCACGTGCAGCGCTCTGCCGAGCGCGTCGTGGGCCGCCTGCCGGGCCTCCGGATCGAGGAGGTCGAGTTCCATCCCCACGAACAGACCGGGCGGATCGCCCTCGGTGCTGGCGAGGCCCCGGCGCGCGGTGCGTACGGACGGGAGCGCGGCGAACTCCGCCGAGACCGCGGCGAGGAAGGCGAGCGGATCGTCCTGCCAGTCCGGCTCGAACAGCCGTACCCGGGCGCCCCGCACCGCTCCGGTGGCGGCCTGCTCGGCGGGGGTGTTCGCGCACAGTTCCGCGACGGCCTCGGCGTTCAGCGGAACCCCCACCGTCCCCTCCGGGTTCACGGCGATGCCCACCCCCGCGGGGAGGCCGCGCGCGAACTCCCTGACCGGTGCGACGGTGAAGGACACATGGGCGCCGACGACGCTCAGGAACTGCTGTTCGGAGCTGAAGACCGGCACATGAACCGCGCCGTCCAGCTCGATGGTCGGCAGATCCAGTTCCCGGCTCTCCCGGCCGCCGCCTTCCGGAAGCGGGATCCAGACGCTGCTGCGGCCCAGCACCTCCAGCAGCCGGGCGCCCGCGTGCGGCACCTGGAGTGAGGCGGCCAGGGCTTCCTCCAGCTCGTTGCCGGGCCAGCCGCCCCCGTGCCCGGGCCCGAAGTGCTGCGGCTGCGAGGGCTGCGAGGGAACTGTCATAGGGCAAGCCTATCCATGATCCCCGCCCGCCCGGAGGGGCCCCGGAGTACCGGTCGGACCCCCTGGACGAACCGGGACGAACACGAACAGCGACCCTCCGGTTGCGTTCCGCATCTGATGCTCGAAAGGTGGTTTGCGTCCCATACGTGCCAACCGGCACGCCCATCGGAGGAGTACACATGCGTGTGAACAGGATCGCCGTCACCGCCACCCTGGCCGGCTCGCTCGCCCTCGGCGCGGCGGGCGCGGCCGCAGCCGCGCCGGTGGCGGGCCACGCCCCGGGGCAGCGGCCCGGCATCCAGCAGCCCGCCGGACCGGAATCCGGGACGGAGCAAGCCAAGCCGAAGCCGTCGGACGACCAGGGGATGGGGCAGTCGGCACCGCAGCAGAAGCCCGCAGCTCCCCAGCAGGACCCGATGGCGCAGCACAAGCTCCCGAAGCCGCCCGCGCCCGGCGAGAAGCCGTCCGGCCAGCAGAAGCCGACCGAACAGCAGAAGCCCGCGAAGCCTGCCAAGCCGTCGAAGCCGTCGGAGTCTTCGGGGTCGGCCGAGGACCAGCAGCAGTCCGCGAAGCCCGCCGAGCCCGGGAAGCCCGCCGAACCGACGAAGCCCGCCGCTCAGCAGCCGCCGCGGCCGCAGGCGCCCGGCAAGCCCGCTCTGGGCCAGGGAGGGCAGCAGTCCCCCGCGCAGCAGCTCGTCAAGCCGGTCACCCCGGCAGCGGGCCGCTGACTCCGGTCACCCCCTGAACCCGGTCACCGGTGTCCCCGTCCGCGGCCCCGGCGCCCCTCGCGGGTGCCGGGGCCGCGGGCGTCCGCTCGGCTCCCGGTGCCGGCACGGAGGGCGGCGCGGTCGGCCTCGGACCCGACCCCGGCCACGGGGAGAGCGCCATCGGTACCGCCGTCGGCAGCGGCTCGAAGAGCACGGACCGCACGCCCCGGGCCGCCTCCCGGTCCAGCAGCACCGAGGAGACGCAGCCGCGCGGCAGCCGTCCGGCCTCGGCGGCGGCCCGCAGCGCTCCGACGGCACGCAGATGCCGCCGGAAGGCGTACCCGGTCACCCGTCTGCCCCGCACGGTCTGCCCGGCCAGCGCGTCCCCGGCGGGGACGTCGAGCAGCAGCAGATGGAGCGAGCGCCCGCGCCGTACCGCGTCCCGTGCCAGCCAGCGGCGGACCCAGCTCTGCGTGCCGCAGTCGTGCACCACGACGGCCGCACCCGAGCCCAGCGCCGAGCGCAGCGCCGCGTAGTGCGCGATCCGCACCAGGGGCCGGTAGGCGCCGTACGGCAGCCAGTGCGGCATCCGCGCCTCCCAGCGCTCGCGGGCGTCCTGCGAGTCGATGCGCACCACGTCGGGCCGGGCCGGGACCGCGCGCCGCATCAGGGTGGACTTGCCGCCGCCCGGCAGCCCGGAGACCACCACCACGTCCCCCGCCGGATAGCGCAGCGTCCACGGCCCGGCGCTGCGGCGCAGATCGTGGCGGACCTGGGCACGGGCTGCGGGGCCCGCTCGCGCGCCCCTCGGTACGGCTCCTGCACGGCACGGGCTGCCCACTGGATCTCCCTCCCCTGGCGGCTGTTCGGCCGCCGCCCCAAGTATGTAAAGAAGGAGTAATGCGGTTCAAGGCGAACAGCTGCTCCGCGGGGGCAGCCACAGCCCGCCCACCCGTGCCATGATGTGCGCATCCAAACTGCATACCGGCCGTTCGAACCCGCGCGGGAGAGTCCCCGGCATGCGTGTGCAGTACGCGCAGGCCAGGGCGCCGAAGGAGCAAGATCCTCCCTTGAATCTCTCAGGCCCCGTTACCGCGCAGGCTAGGCAGATCTGAAAAGCGGACCGTCGCGCTCCCGCCCGGCGCGGACCGGCGGTCCCACCCAAGGTGCAAGCCGGGCTCCAGCCGTTCGGGAGCTGTCGGCGAACCTCTCAGGTTCCGATGACAGATGGGGAGGACATCCACGTCATATCCCCTATGGGGACCCATCGGGACTCTGGGAGCCTGCATGACTGAGCCACCGGCCATCCGCAAGACCGCGCTGGACGCCACGCACCGCGCGCTGGGCGCCACCATGACCGACTTCGCGGGCTGGGACATGCCGCTGCGCTACGGCAGCGAGCGCGAGGAGCATCTGGCCGTGCGCTCGACCGCCGGCCTCTTCGACCTCTCGCACATGGGCGAGATCACCCTGACCGGGCCGCAGGCCGCCGAGCTGCTGGACCACGCGCTGGTCGGCAATCTGTCCAAGCTGGCGGTCGGCCGCGCCCGCTACACCATGATCTGCGACGAGGACGGCGGCATCCTCGACGATCTGATCGTCTACCGGCTGGACGACCAGGAGTACCTGGTCGTGGCCAACGCCGCCAACGCGCAGACGGTGCTGGACGCGCTGATCGCGCGGCAGGACGGCTTCGGTGCCGAGGTGCGGGACGACCGTGACGGCTACGCGCTCATCGCGGTGCAGGGCCCCGCGGCCGCGGGCATCCTCAAGCAGCTGACCGGCTTCGACGTGGACGGACTGCGCTACTACGCCGGTGAGCGCGACATGGTCGCCGGCAAGTCGGCGCTGATCGCCCGCACGGGATACACCGGCGAGGACGGCTTCGAACTGTTCGTCTCGCCCGACGACGCCGTCGCGGTCTGGGAGGCGCTGACCGAGGCGGGCCGGGAGGCCGGGCTGACCCCCTGCGGGCTGAGCTGCCGCGACACGCTCCGCCTGGAGGCCGGCATGCCGCTGTACGGGCACGAGCTGTCCACCGCGCTGACTCCGTTCGACGCGGGGCTGGGCCGGATCGTCAAGTTCGAGAAGACCTCGAACGAGGGACGCTTCGTGGGCCGGGACGCGCTGGCGGCGGCCGCCGAGAAGGCCGCGACCGCGCCGCCGCGCAAGCTGGTCGGGCTGGTGTCCGAGGGGCGCCGGGTGCCGCGCGCCGGTTACCCGGTGGTCGCCGACGGCGCGGTTGTGGGCGAAGTCACCTCCGGGGCGCCGTCGCCGACGCTGGGCAAGCCGATCGCCATGGCGTACGTGGACGCGGCACACGCCGAGCCCGGCACGGAGGGGGTCGCGGTCGACATCCGGGGCTCCCACGAGCCGTACGAGGTCGTGGCGCTGCCCTTCTACAAGCGGGCCTGAGCACCCGCCGTCGCCGAAGAGCGCTCCGCACCCCCGTCCCACCTGCCAAGACCGTGTTCACCGCAGCTTTCGCATCCGGGAGAATCAGACTCATGAGCAACCCCCAGCAGCTCCGCTACAGCAAGGAGCACGAGTGGCTGTCGGCCGCCGATGACGGCGTCGCGACGGTCGGTATCACCGAGCACGCCGCCAACGCCCTCGGCGACGTCGTCTTCGTCCAGCTCCCCGAGGTCGGTGACACCGTGACCGCGGGCGAGACCTGCGGCGAGTTGGAGTCCACCAAGTCCGTCAGCGACCTCTACTCCCCCGCCTCCGGTGAGATCACCGAGATCAACCAGGACGTGGTGGACGATCCGGCGCTGGTCAACTCCGCCCCGCTGGAGGGCGGCTGGCTGTTCAAGGTGAAGGTCGACGCGCTGCCGGACGACCTGCTCTCGGCCGACGAGTACGCCGCATTCGCCTCGGGCAACTGAGGCGTCCGCCTCGGGGGACCGAGGCTGCTTGCCCACCCCGCCGCCACTTCCCAGGGACGGTTCTTCCATGTCGCTTCTGAACGGCTCTCTCCACGAGGTCGACCCCGACGTCGCCGCCGCCGTCGACGCCGAGCTCCACCGCCAGCAGTCCACCCTCGAGATGATCGCCTCGGAGAACTTCGCTCCGGTCGCCTCCATGGAGGCCCAGGGCTCGGTCCTCACGAACAAGTACGCCGAGGGCTACCCCGGCCGCCGCTACTACGGCGGCTGCGAGTACGTCGACGTGGTCGAGGACCTGGCCCGCGACCGGATCAAGGCGCTGTTCGGCGCCGAGGCCGCCAACGTGCAGCCGCACTCCGGCGCCCAGGCGAACGCCGCCGCGATGTTCGCGCTGCTCAAGCCGGGCGACACCATCCTGGGCCTGGATCTGGCGCACGGTGGGCACCTCACCCACGGCATGAAGATCAACTTCTCCGGCAAGCTGTACAACGTCGCCGCCTACAAGGTCGACGAGCAGACCGGCCGGGTCGACATGGACGAGGTCGAGCGGCTGGCCGAGGAGCACCGCCCGCAGCTGATCATCGCGGGCTGGTCCGCCTACCCGCGCCAGCTCGACTTCGCCGCCTTCCGCCGGATCGCCGACAAGGTCGGCGCGCTGCTGATGGTGGACATGGCGCACTTCGCCGGCCTCGTCGCCGCCGGGCTGCACCCGTCCCCGGTGCCGTACGCGGACATCGTCACGACCACCACGCACAAGACCCTCGGCGGTCCGCGCGGCGGGGTGATCCTGTCGAAGAAGGAGTACGCCAAGAAGATCAACTCCGCGGTCTTCCCGGGCCAGCAGGGCGGCCCGCTGGAGCATGTGATCGCCGCGAAGGCCGTCGCCTTCAAGATCGCCGCCGGCGACGACTTCAAGGACCGCCAGCGGCGCACCCTCTCCGGCGCACGGATCCTCGCCGAGCGCCTGCTGCGCGAGGACACCGTCGGCGCCGGCGTCTCGGTGCTCTCCGGCGGCACGGACGTCCACCTGGTCCTGGTCGACCTGCGCAACAGCGAGCTGGACGGGCAGCAGGCCGAGGACCGGCTCCACGACGTCGGCATCACCGTCAACCGCAACGCCGTCCCCAACGACCCGCGGCCCCCCATGGTGACTTCCGGCCTGCGCATCGGGACGCCCGCGCTGGCGACCCGCGGCTTCGGGGACGAGGACTTCGCCGAGGTCGCCGACATCATCGCCGAGGCCCTGCTGCCGGGCTTCGACGACACCAAGGGCAAGGCACTCGCCGC
It encodes the following:
- a CDS encoding enhanced serine sensitivity protein SseB C-terminal domain-containing protein, whose amino-acid sequence is MSAGESVETLLRRVAPGGHGTYQTYEDYESLLQALAGSQVWMLLWNGQAGSPDAQYGNMDVAGYGYAPCVTSAQELAASGWNRAHEVVAGREIAAALFADRWGIWLNPHAPGGGVGIPWLDLRRIAVGLDQLPAGPLRISEPTLEIPQLYALLTQNAHRTPVVRSLRRAWVRPALGVPYLAIGLDLYDSAPASIEAARRMMAQSVLAAPDGLPVSSVAMADDYDPVAMWMRSQSRPFFDRDAHAPAGYDASGSPAPGAGYGYPRAF
- a CDS encoding ABC transporter permease produces the protein MLTYLIRRLFAVTVMLVVIILAVFCIFFLIPKWSGIDPATMFVGKQADKESVEAVREKLQLDDPVLVQLFEFFKGILVGRDYTSGGDTTHCSAPCFGYSFRTEQEIWPVLTDRLPVTLSLALGAAVIWLIIGLAVGVLSALKRGSLWDRLAMTGALAGVSLPVYFTGLISLAVFAYQLDLVSNTFTAFGDDPVKWFSGMILPWVTLAFLFGAMYARLTRATMLEVMGEDYIRTARAKGLKEPVVIGKHAMRSTMTPVLTLLGIDIGALMGGAILTETTFSIPGLGQAVLKAITDRDLPLILGVTLITATAVVIANLIVDLLYGVIDPRVRLG
- a CDS encoding ABC transporter substrate-binding protein translates to MKPLRTSRRRLAALSAVAAATLLATSACGGGDSDKEGGGEYNAGVNKVANASSKKGGTLKFVGVQDADSWDTTRMYYGFVFDFSRFYSRQLVSYTPKPGKKSLDLKPDLATDNAQISEDGKVYKYTLKNGLKWEDGKPITSQDVKYGIERQWAQKTLSGGPTYIKDVLDPDGKWKGPYEDKGGFDAIKTPDDKTIEFHLPKANGDFEQMLAMPTNSPVREDKDTKSKYTLRPFSSGPYKFKSYTPNKSLLLVRNKHWDRNSDTLRKALPDKVKVTLLTNPDERDKRLINGDADLDLNQRGMEVQGRQTALKQHKGNVDNPQTGFISYVAFPQSVKPFDNIHCRKAAIYGTNHKSVQTARGGPTAGGELAVNMLPPTVPGADQNDDQYGIRKNGGAADVAKAKEELKKCGKPNGFKTTLAVRNTDKADVKSAEAIQASLKKVGIKVELDEFDGSQGSSIVGNQATVKRKGYGMILYGWGPDFPSGQGYGIELWHSSKIRDNGNNNYALIDDPKIDKGLEDAIAELDPAKAAEKYAEVNHRVMEGGYYLPLTYLKVVQWRSDRLTNVYAADSFSGWYDFASLGVK
- a CDS encoding enhanced serine sensitivity protein SseB, whose amino-acid sequence is MTVPSQPSQPQHFGPGHGGGWPGNELEEALAASLQVPHAGARLLEVLGRSSVWIPLPEGGGRESRELDLPTIELDGAVHVPVFSSEQQFLSVVGAHVSFTVAPVREFARGLPAGVGIAVNPEGTVGVPLNAEAVAELCANTPAEQAATGAVRGARVRLFEPDWQDDPLAFLAAVSAEFAALPSVRTARRGLASTEGDPPGLFVGMELDLLDPEARQAAHDALGRALHVAPVRWPVQMVLLDAADDPVVDWLRQCVRPFYDRETHR
- a CDS encoding ABC transporter ATP-binding protein, whose product is MTDHEHTSHKETESGTDATRADAPQAAAVSGAAGAAIPEQGTAADLTGSGTAPGEPELDQRPPSSFLEVRDLRVHFPTQDGLVKSVDGLTFSLEKGKTLGIVGESGSGKSVTSLGIMGLHTVGQYGRQRPRLSGEIWLDGQELLTADAETVRKLRGREISMIFQDPLSALHPFFTVGHQIVEAYRVHHDVDKKTARRRAIELLDRVGIPEPGKRVDSFPHEFSGGMRQRAMIAMSLVNNPELLIADEPTTALDVTVQAQILDLIRDLQQEFGSAVIIITHDLGVVAELSDDILVMYGGRCVEYGTAEQVFYEPQHPYTWGLLGSMPRIDRDRADRLIPVKGSPPSLINVPSGCAFNPRCPYADVPGDDITRTVRPELREVKDGHLAACHMAQEDRERIWNEEIAPKL
- a CDS encoding ABC transporter permease codes for the protein MTAPLHEETIAETAAVEPAPGEAEKAIEGRSLGRIAWERLKRDKVALLGGTIVLLLVLLAIFAPVLAALTGQSPNERHEDLIDPLFSTPNGALGGMSADHLLGVEPVSGRDILTRIVYGARVSILVGFLSAFVAVIFGTILGTLAGYFGGWLDALISRVMDMLLAFPQLLFIISLISVMPNDLLGLTGTGVRLLVMILVIGFFGWPYIGRIVRGQVLSLREREYIEAARSLGAGRGYIIGKELLPNLVAPITVYMTLMIPTNILTEAALSFLGVGVKPPTASWGSMLSDAVTYYESDPMYMIIPGVAIFITVLAFNLFGDGVRDALDPKGTR
- a CDS encoding dipeptide ABC transporter ATP-binding protein; this encodes MTKPVKSPGSEPTADSAAAPGQGETLLKVSGLKKHFPIHKGLFKRQVGAVQAVDGIDFEVRAGETLGVVGESGCGKSTMGRLITRLLEPTAGSIEFEGRDITHLGVSGMRPLRRDVQMIFQDPYSSLNPRHTVGAIVSAPFKLQGVQPEGGVKKEVQRLLGVVGLSPEHYNRYPHEFSGGQRQRIGIARALALSPKLVVADEPVSALDVSIQAQVVNLLDDLQEELGLTYVIIAHDLSVIRHVSDRIAVMYLGKIVELTDRQSLYNTPMHPYTKALMSAVPVPDPRRKAADSRERILLQGDVPSPMNPPSGCRFHTRCWKATEVCKTKEPPLIPLATGHNVACHHPENAPDQEPGDTALLSGATTAKR